Below is a genomic region from Polyodon spathula isolate WHYD16114869_AA chromosome 26, ASM1765450v1, whole genome shotgun sequence.
tgaggtgtgtttcgggtcattatcttgctgaagaatgaaggacttcccaactagccataatcctgatggaatggcatgcctctgaagtatgctatgatagccatgctggttgagcttgccatggacttggtaaagatcaccaactctgtcaccagcaaagcaaccccagaccatgacactgcctcctccatgcttgacagtgggaaccacaaatgcagaactcatgcgctcaccctctctgcgtcttacaaatacttgccggttggacccaaatatttcaaattttgaccaACTTCCGCTCTtcagacgtccagtttctgtgtttttcggcccaggcaagtctcttcctcttattctgcactcttggTTTCTTTGCAggaattcttccagttaggccagcttcacgcagtctcctctgaacagttgatgttgaaacatctgtacttctagtagcatttagctgagcttgtatttgaggggcagttaatcgtcggtTTCACAGACCTGTGACTCGAATGAAGTTGTTCTctaattctgaggtcacccttggcctgcctgaccttgttcggtcctcatgagtgccagtttcttcaaatcgtttgatggtcttggccacagtacttacagacacttgcaaagttctttcGATTTGTCtaaaagattgaccttcatttcttaaagtaattacagactgtcttttttctttgcttaactgcgtgtattttgccattttctgcttccttacattcaggaatgacaaacttgtgcctatgctacctatatttgtagtactcatggaccctcacctgttaacaattattggtgacaaaaggttaattaagtaacacgctagttaactcagagaacatctaacaaagacacttttatacttaggccagtgttctaacaccgtgttatacacatttcagacttttaactgacttggccttcagactgaaatccccttgctttgggtgaccatttcattgagattgacaagatttacattttcatttaaaaattacattttttaatgcaattcacttatgattatcagcttatataagtacacgcaTCATATAacgaaatattaagtgtttatagacaagtttatacagttaaaagcatagataatcatgaaaaacctggtttcaagcaggtgtactcaaacttttgactggtactcatatatatatatatatatatatatatatatatatatgtgtgtatgtgtgtgtgtgtgtgtgtgtgtgtgtgtgtatgtatctagagaactgcttgatactcattttgtatttactgccACAATAACGATGTTTTATTGgttatatacttgtttgttgtttcctCTCTACAGTGGTGAAAATCCGTTTGCAACCGTCAAACTTCGACCAACGGTAACCAACGACAGGTCAGCGCCCGTTATTTGAAGTTTCTGAGATCCACACCCAGAGGAATTCTACAGATGGGATTTCTTCAGATGCCACGACTGCATTCTGTGAAGTCTCCAATCTTCCTGAGCACATAGATCTTTTAATAACTGTCAGACCAAATCcaaagaggtgtgtgtgtgtgtgtgtgtataatttttgTTGCAGATTTTATAAGCACAGGGCAGTCTGCATTTTCAATACTGAAACAAAGTCATTCAGACGGAATGCATTTAACTTCTgcttgtttaaaagtttttttgttttgatttttgccATAGGATGATAAGCACACACTTGTACTTAGCATTTGCATTGCtacaatattgtttttcataaatATGAATGATGAATGTCTTTGTTGCTGTTGACCGTGTTTCAGAAACAATTCTGTATATTAATGTACAGTAGCTTTGCACTTAGGGGTCATGGTAGAGGTTCGGCGTTACTGTTGCCATATACCTGAAGTGATCCcttacttatttttcttttacatgcATAACAGGCctgtatacaatttttttttaatgtataatgtttaacgtgtctatgtgtgtgtgtatatacagttttGTGTGTAGTAGTTCATACTATATAGTAGTATATAGTTTTGCTTCTCTTGTTAACATGGTGTCTGCTGTCCTATTGGCCTAACCACTGGGTGATATTTCATTATTCTGTACATGGGATTCTTCTAACTGATTCTGACACAGAAGTGTGAGATTGGTAACATTGTAAGTTTTGTCCTATgcctttaaatacttttttttttttaaagaagtctgtacagtacagtgcaacagGCATGCCACCtgacaggttttgtttttattgaaggaTACTACATACATTGTAGGTACACATTATCATCTTGGAAATTGTAGTTGTTTAATGGTTATTCTATGAAACCAATGGGTAAACGACTGGAGATGAGCCAGTTCCTTCTAGTTTttgatacattttgtaaatagtCACTCAGGTGGCTGTTGCTTATTCAGTAATCCTGAAGGTAAATGGAGGTGCATGCTACTTATGTTTTCCGTTTTCTTTACAGCAAGGGGAATATGAATATGGGTTTGCCTCATTTTAACCAGTGATttgtctttataaaataaagcactgttctgttctgaattatatttcttatattaaggtttgaagaaaaaaaacaacttttttttcaaatgtttgaaaaaaattaGTGTGCAGTTCGTTATCTATGTACAAATacgtttcatttattttattggaatAAAAGTTTGATTTACCAGACTTCAGTTTTTACACATTGTGCATCTACTGTAACTTTATTTGCTGACTATCCAAACATTTAATTGAACAACTTATTAACAATTAATCTACCCACCATATGGTGTATATAACACTAGTCCTTATATCCTTGGaaagtataaaaatgtaattgaaatatcCTGGTTATTGCCTACAATGCCTGTTTGAAGCCTTGGATCGTTCTACATTGGCTGGTTTCACCCAGCCCTGTCAGAGCTCTGCTTATTTGGTATCTTAAAAGCACACAGCTGTGAACAAGACACATATCAGTGTGCaataaagtgaaaaaataaaagttgtcGTGCACTAGTTAGTCATTTCAGAATCCAAACATACAAATACACTCCAAACAGATGTCGGTGCTTAAATgactttatttacattgtttttgttatttgtgtatataaaagtggatattttatttagaatatgtAGTGTGCAACAGGCAAAGCAGATTGTTATTTTCAACGATACTTATTAAATGCATACAAATACAACATCAACAGACGACATGTCATCATCAGCAAGCATATGTATGACAAGCTGCTAGATAGTGTGTGTTCAATTTCTTCTTAAAGTAGTCTGCTTCAGCAAACTGATTGTCTTACCAATGGAGAGGAGAGGTTTTCTAGTAATGAGGGCCAACTTTCAGCAGTAAAATCAGTAGTTGGTTTGTTCATAAAGAGTTTGGGACACATACAGCTGTTCTTCAAAGATTCCAGCAAGCACAAGCCCTGAGATTTGCAAGAGGTGTCattaaagacagaaaaaatatCTTGTGGTTTGCAAAACAGCTAATGCAAGAAGTCCCTTTTTATATAAAAGCTTGCACAGTTAATCAATAACTTGTAAACTTTTCACAGTGAATGCTACACATGCCCCACCCGAACTCAGTTGGTAAATAAGTTTTAGCAATTTGCTCCTTTTTACCATCTTgaatttaaaatttatatatatagatatatctatagatatatatatatatattatatatatatatattatatagtttaaTTGGTGATATTTAAATTAACCACTGCGTTTTCAAGCAATTTGAGTTGTATGACCACCAGCCCAAGTGATACAACTCACATTGCATATTCTAACTGAACAGCAAGAAAATGTTCTACCATGTGATAAATAGGGAATTGATATTAAacattaatcaaaatacaaattaaacatatgaggggaaaaaaataaataaaatcttaggATGGGAATTAGCCCAAGACCATTGTGCCATCAAAGACATTTATACTGCCTATTAAACATAAGGGCATGATTTCTAAATGGCAAAATAAGtcaatcataaaataaaactttcagCATTtagagctgttttgtttttttgtacattttcaaaaggCACCTTTGACTGCAAAAGCAACTTGCACTGTGATGTGTTGATTTCAACAGGAATTCATGATtattgaaagatttaaaaaaaaaaaaaaaaaaaaaaaaaaacagcaatacatgcATATGAATAAACATGTAATCACTTTTGTATTGCCTGTCCATTACAGCTATTTGAGATAACACAGTAGGAAGGACAGTCATGGCATTTACATGAAAATCGTGATCAatttcatagtaaaaaaaaaatgaagaacagtACGCTAAAGCTGGACTCAGAGTCAGGAGAGCCAGTTTGATCCCATTAACCAAAGGTAGAGCCACAGTTTGGACATCTCCTCTGACGCAATGCCAGGCAAAACAGGATTCCAATTGGGAAGAAAACGATGGCACACAAGATCCCCAGGCAGGTGAAATCATCCTCCAGCACACCCACTCTGTGAAGAACAAACACGGTCCTTTCAGTCTACttttttattgaatattaatCAATAGGTGCTCAGTGCACAGCACACAGATTTATTATGGTAACAGTCAACACTTTGCACTTCTGCATATAGGCACATGTGACTTAAGGGGTATGTCTTGTGTATTTTGTTGCACAATTCCCTTTCATTTCTAGTAAATCACATGACAGTTAAGAAAgttaaaagtgaaacaaacacGCTGCAGAGTTTCTACAATTGAccctgtgcagaaaaaaaaaaaatactaaagtacAAGCAGGAGGTGACTTAAACCAGCtcatattaaacacaaataaccatgGATTACACTTTTAAAGAAACCAACAAGAGTGTATACTGTTCTGTGAATTGCAAAATCTACTTGATCTACTAAAACTATGTATATAAATCTTTCTTCTCTTCGCTACTATCATATCTGTAAATGATCCTCACATTTCTcacaagtttgtcattttttactCCAAAACTCTACAGAAGAACATAGCTCTTAACAGATTATGACTTACAGGAAAACAACAATATATGTACAGTGACTTTTGTGTTAAAGCAAAgctggaaatgtttgtttttttttcccaatcatTCCAGATCTGAAGCATTTTGTTCTCCACAACCTTTTAGCTAAAGCATTTGTGTGGGGAATGTTAGTTACCAATTAGAATTTTCCCCCAGTGCACGACAAACAGTGTGGAATGGGCTGCACTTACCTGCATGCCGGACAGCCCCCCACTACCACTACAGAGGGTTGGATGATGGTATATGTGTTGGAAAAGTCTGGTTGCTGGGCAACAGGTGGCAGCACCGCTGCTGGTTGGGCATAgcctgaaaaggaaaaaaaaataaaaaattgggggggtgggggggtggggcatgtgttatttatttattttgaaaatgcccTCATTGAGAATGTACCCGTGATTTAAAACACCACCATGTAGCTAAGCTTAAACAGTACTACCTAAACCTAAAATCTGGGTGCTAGGGTATGTTTGTAAAGTTATTGTTTATAAAGGGTGCTAATTGGAGCATAATTTGCAGCAGTTTTAGCTACAGTAACTAATTGGACCCTTGACTCTTTTCTGGTTGAACTTCAACACTAGGATTTACACGAGCTGTTAAACACAGCCCCATGTGAGAAAActggcattttaaaaatgtcaggGTATGCAGACATACTAAAAGAAGAAAGTACTAAAGAGTAtgtctacattttaaaattggcAGTCAGACAGATCTAATATCTTGTTCTCACAGAGTAAAGATAGGACGATCTACAGAGTACTGTGCAGACTGATAGAGAAATAGACAgaagaatacaatgtttaaataaagacattgAGATGACTCACTAGACGGATAACTACTACATATAGGCTAGGAATGTTGTTGCCCAGGTACTGAAAGAAAATGGTATTTGACAATCTGCCATAACAACTTTTTTAGATATTTGACACCCACATATTGCAATGCTGTGATTAGAAACCTAATGATGGGTTCCAAGTAACTCTGATAACCTTGGGCAAGTCAGCTGACTAAAACTGTGTGCGTCAACTGCTCACTGTAGAAAATGTAGATTGATATTCGTGAAAGTTGAACAGCAGCATTGTTTTCAGGTAAGCATGGGGAAGTTACAGTTGTTGcactggaaacattttttttgaaCTTACataatttttcaaagaaaatgagTTTCTATTTACATAACCCCTGTTGCCCTCTGAGTTGAGGTGTTACTGTTTACCTTTGATTCTGATGGTATTGAAATTTCTAGAGGGGGTATATTAAAACAGGacaattaaaaagtaagtagtaGGGTTCTGAAACAATATAACACTAGACGTCCCCAtgcgttgctacaactgtttaaataacataactAATCTttcttcaaagctcttttcaaaatggctgctctagtgcactgacagtgtaaggagatatacagtaccagtcaaaagtttaagtacacctgcttgaaaccaggtttttcatgattatctatgcttttaactgtataaacttgtttataaatacttaatatttcGTTATATGAtgcgtgtacttatataagctgataatcataagtgaattgcattaaaaaatgtcatttttaaatgaaaatgtaaatcttgtcaatctcaatgaaatggtcacccaaagcaaggggatttcagtctgaaggccaagtcagttaaaagtctgaaatgtgtgcaacacggtgttagaacactggcctatgtataaaagtgtctttgttagatgttctccgagttaactagcatgttacctaattaaccttttgtcaccaattattgttaacaggtgagggtccatgagtactataaatataggtagcataggcacaagtttgtcattcctgaatataagggagcagaaaatggcaaaatacgctcagttaagcaaagaaaaaagactgtaattactttaagaaatgaaggtcaatcttttaGACAAATCgaaagaactttgcaagtgtctgtaactactgtggccaagaccatcaaatgatttgaagaaactggcactcatgaggaccaaacaaggtcaggcaggccaagggtgacctcagaatcagagaacaagttcatttgagtcacaagtctgcgaaaccggcgaataactgcccctgaaatacaagctcagctaaatgctactagaagtacagatgtttcaacatcaactgttcagaggagattgcgtgaagctggcctaactggaagaattgctgcaaagaaaccactaagagtgcagaataagaggaagagacttgcctgggccaaaaaacacaaactggacgtttgaggagtggaagtcagtcttacgGACCGAtgagttaaaatttgaaatatttgggtcaaACCGCctagtatttgtaagacgcagagagggtgagcgcatgagttctcatgtgtggttcccactgtcaagcatggaggaggcatggtctagggttgctttgctggtgacagagttggtgatctttaccaagtccatggcaagctcaaccagcatggctatcatagcatacttcagaggcatgccattccatcaggattacggctagttgggcagtccttcattcctcagcaagataatgacccgaaacacacctcaaagttgtgcaagaactatctggtgaagaaggaaagtgaatgacaactcaatctaatgacctagCCTGCCCAGTCttcagacctcaatcccacagaacttgtatgggacaaactggacagaagagtcaaagcaaagctacccacaagtgccctacatctctgggaattgctgcagaagagctgggaagacatgtcgggtgatttcctgctgaaacttgttaaccgaatgcctcgtgtttgtgaggctgttattaaggcaaagggtggctattttgaggaatccaagatttggagacaattttcaattttcttgaacattgctttgatactccttatgttttgttttgtatattgtaatgtgttttcattttcaaatatttacagaaacgtatacaacgtaaaacattgtcaattatgaa
It encodes:
- the LOC121300476 gene encoding brain protein I3-like → MASKPLLQERPPAYAAVQGDYDYGQQHNYGAIPPPAPAPPPPGFHQPPPPPYYTGGQGYAQPAAVLPPVAQQPDFSNTYTIIQPSVVVVGGCPACRVGVLEDDFTCLGILCAIVFFPIGILFCLALRQRRCPNCGSTFG